The Oryzias latipes chromosome 1, ASM223467v1 genome contains a region encoding:
- the LOC101173636 gene encoding nucleoredoxin-like protein 1 — MVDLFLNRVLVENNSDQDELNTEREIIGILENRIILLFFASIGCEKCHKFVPVLNHFFKRLKDPAYIEYPKLLALIYVSLDQSEEQQEKFLKEFHKKILFLTFDDPYRKELQSIFQVTHTPTVVVLRPDGSVLSPNAVHDISHLGTNCFHNWQESSEIVERTFMLNEEFDDLNLRSATDPVRRLKYKTEDDKRRKRWWKLWEKEDRNSQKEKNETLDDRRKEPDKGTWRKR; from the exons ATGGTGGACCTGTTTTTAAACCGAGTTCTGGTGGAAAATAACTCCGATCAGGATGAACTCAACACGGAGCGGGAGATCATTGGGATCCTGGAGAACCGCATCATCTTGCTGTTCTTTGCATCCATTGGCTGTGAGAAATGCCACAAGTTTGTGCCGGTcctcaatcatttttttaagagaCTCAAAGATCCGGCTTATATTGAATATCCAAAGTTGCTTGCACTCATCTACGTCAG CTTGGACCAGTCGGAAGAGCAGCAGGAAAAGTTTCTAAAAGAATTCCACAAGAAGATTTTGTTTCTCACCTTTGATGACCCCTACAGGaa GGAACTGCAGAGCATCTTTCAGGTGACGCACACACCAACGGTTGTGGTGCTGCGCCCTGACGGCTCCGTCCTTTCTCCAAACGCCGTCCACGACATCTCTCATCTTGGCACCAACTGTTTTCACAACTGGCAGGAATCGTCAGAGATCGTTGAGAGGACGTTCATGCTGAACGAGGAGTTCGACGACCTTAACCTACGCAGCGCCACCGACCCTGTGAGGAGGCTCAAATACAAGACTGAGGATGACAAGAGGAGGAAGAGATGGTGGAAGTTATGGGAGAAAGAAGACAGAAACAGccagaaagagaaaaatgagaCACTGGATGACAGGAGAAAAGAGCCAGACAAGGGAACATGGagaaaaagataa